Proteins encoded in a region of the Bacillus methanolicus genome:
- the tnpA gene encoding IS66 family insertion sequence element accessory protein TnpA, with protein sequence MSPDERKQLWQQRIESYRSSGESSIKAWCKQNQVSHQSMYKWMKRLELETTETSRTSPQWLTVEVSHPLDEKTPRSSLTLGNFPSK encoded by the coding sequence ATGTCCCCAGATGAACGAAAACAATTGTGGCAACAACGAATCGAATCTTATCGATCTAGTGGAGAGTCAAGTATAAAAGCTTGGTGCAAACAAAATCAAGTAAGTCATCAAAGTATGTATAAATGGATGAAAAGACTAGAGTTAGAGACAACTGAAACTTCACGGACTTCCCCTCAATGGCTAACTGTTGAAGTATCCCATCCGTTGGATGAAAAAACTCCCCGCTCATCGTTAACATTGGGGAATTTTCCATCGAAGTAA
- the tnpB gene encoding IS66 family insertion sequence element accessory protein TnpB (TnpB, as the term is used for proteins encoded by IS66 family insertion elements, is considered an accessory protein, since TnpC, encoded by a neighboring gene, is a DDE family transposase.), translated as MLSKTSIQHVYLAAGATDLRKSIDGLAAIVQMSFQLNPFSSNLFVFCNRKRDKLKILHWDHNGFWLYYRRLEKGVFQWPDERTPGPLCITPRQFSWLLDGLSFEQKQAHEQVSAKIMV; from the coding sequence ATGTTAAGTAAAACATCCATTCAACATGTTTATTTAGCAGCGGGGGCAACGGATTTACGCAAGTCGATTGATGGATTAGCAGCCATTGTTCAAATGAGCTTTCAGTTAAATCCTTTCTCTTCTAATCTCTTTGTTTTCTGTAATCGGAAACGAGATAAATTGAAAATTCTCCATTGGGATCACAATGGGTTTTGGTTGTACTATCGTCGTTTAGAGAAAGGGGTCTTTCAATGGCCTGATGAAAGAACTCCCGGCCCTTTGTGCATCACTCCCCGCCAATTCAGTTGGTTGCTCGATGGTCTTTCATTTGAACAAAAACAAGCACATGAACAAGTATCAGCTAAAATCATGGTTTAA
- a CDS encoding MFS transporter gives MKKGTSVFHNSSFLYMWMGSTISELGGAFGTLCNSIIVYELTGSELALGSMWLIYFIPSLFLQLGIGPYIDKWSRKWIMVFSQFTRGTIFLIPLLMFHFNSLDVWHVYAVQIVIGLIQPLYAPASFSIIPTIISKELLTSANSYLDGTIRLMSFLAPPMGGLLVELIGISFTLMLVCSFFIISGLLLMFLKEPPLIVEKVRDTWFQQFTEGIQFFVRQPILLWLGIFLAFVQFGVGVTMVINLPFIREELNGSYAQYGYFMSGFPLGYFFGSMLASKIKLKPDYRRLIMLGSLMLGGLTYVSLSFTTSITIAIVIEVFAGIVLPFFNVNSASLYQQIVPNHLMGKVFSIRLFIIRAVMPLGVLTGGALGELWGIRAMFLTIGIIICSSSLLGVCLPYFRFLNVPVNKSIH, from the coding sequence TTGAAAAAAGGTACTTCTGTTTTTCATAACTCCTCTTTCCTATATATGTGGATGGGAAGTACCATATCTGAACTTGGAGGAGCGTTTGGTACTTTATGTAATTCAATTATTGTTTATGAATTGACTGGTTCAGAATTAGCACTTGGAAGCATGTGGCTCATTTATTTCATTCCTTCCCTCTTCCTGCAATTGGGCATTGGTCCTTACATAGATAAGTGGAGCAGAAAATGGATCATGGTTTTTTCGCAGTTTACCAGAGGTACAATCTTTCTAATTCCTTTACTAATGTTCCATTTTAACTCTTTAGATGTGTGGCATGTTTATGCTGTGCAGATTGTCATTGGATTGATTCAACCTCTGTATGCACCAGCTAGCTTTTCCATCATTCCAACAATTATTTCTAAAGAATTGCTTACATCCGCCAATTCCTATTTGGATGGTACTATACGTTTGATGAGCTTTTTGGCCCCTCCCATGGGGGGATTGTTGGTAGAATTGATAGGAATATCTTTTACACTTATGTTAGTTTGTTCATTTTTCATCATTAGTGGTCTTTTACTTATGTTTTTGAAAGAGCCTCCATTAATTGTAGAGAAGGTACGTGATACATGGTTTCAACAATTCACGGAAGGGATTCAGTTTTTCGTCAGACAACCTATCCTATTATGGTTAGGAATCTTCCTAGCTTTTGTCCAATTTGGTGTGGGTGTTACGATGGTCATTAACCTTCCATTCATAAGAGAAGAACTGAACGGAAGCTATGCACAATACGGTTACTTTATGTCCGGATTTCCATTAGGGTATTTTTTCGGTTCTATGTTGGCCTCTAAAATAAAGCTAAAGCCTGATTATCGTCGATTAATAATGTTGGGATCGCTGATGTTGGGAGGGTTAACATATGTATCTTTGAGCTTTACAACTAGTATTACAATTGCGATTGTTATTGAGGTATTTGCTGGAATTGTTCTTCCGTTCTTTAACGTCAATAGTGCAAGCTTATATCAACAAATAGTTCCTAATCATCTTATGGGAAAAGTGTTTTCAATTCGACTCTTCATTATACGCGCTGTAATGCCACTTGGAGTTCTTACCGGAGGAGCATTAGGAGAATTGTGGGGAATTCGTGCTATGTTTTTAACGATTGGAATCATTATTTGTTCTTCCTCATTATTGGGAGTATGTCTTCCATACTTCAGATTCTTAAATGTCCCCGTCAATAAATCGATTCATTAG
- a CDS encoding iron-containing alcohol dehydrogenase, whose translation MTNTQSAFYIPSVNLFGPGSVNEIGTRLAGLGAKKALLVTDAGLHGLGLSEKIAGIIRGAGVEVSIFPKAEPNPTDKNVAEGLEAYNAENCDSIVTLGGGSSHDAGKGIALVAANGGTIHDYEGVDQSKKPMVPLIAINTTAGTGSELTRFTIITDTERKVKMAIVDKHVTPTLSINDPELMVGMPPSLTAATGLDALTHAIEAYVSTDATPITDALAIQAIKIISKYLPRAFANGKDMEAREQMAFAQSLAGMAFNNASLGYVHAIAHQFGGFYNFPHGVCNAILLPHVCQFNLISKVERFAEIAAFLGENVEGLSTREAAEIGIQAIERMAKDHNIPSGFKELGAKEEDIETLAKNAMKDATALTNPRKPKLEEVIQIIKNAM comes from the coding sequence ATGACAAACACTCAAAGTGCATTTTACATTCCGTCAGTCAATCTATTTGGTCCAGGATCTGTTAATGAGATTGGAACTCGATTAGCCGGTCTTGGTGCGAAAAAAGCTTTATTAGTTACAGATGCTGGTCTTCACGGCTTAGGTCTTTCTGAAAAAATTGCCGGTATCATTCGTGGAGCTGGTGTGGAAGTATCGATTTTTCCAAAAGCCGAACCAAATCCAACCGATAAAAACGTCGCAGAAGGTTTAGAAGCGTATAACGCTGAAAACTGTGACAGCATTGTCACTTTGGGCGGCGGAAGCTCACATGATGCTGGAAAAGGCATAGCATTAGTTGCTGCTAACGGTGGTACAATTCATGATTATGAAGGTGTCGATCAATCAAAAAAACCAATGGTCCCGCTTATTGCGATTAATACAACAGCTGGTACAGGCAGTGAATTAACTAGATTCACAATCATCACAGATACTGAACGAAAAGTGAAAATGGCGATTGTTGATAAACATGTCACACCTACACTTTCAATCAACGACCCAGAGCTAATGGTCGGAATGCCTCCGTCTTTAACAGCTGCTACTGGATTAGATGCATTAACTCATGCGATTGAAGCTTATGTTTCAACGGACGCTACTCCAATTACAGATGCACTTGCAATTCAGGCGATCAAAATCATTTCTAAATACTTGCCACGTGCATTTGCAAATGGCAAAGATATGGAAGCACGTGAGCAAATGGCCTTTGCTCAATCATTAGCTGGTATGGCATTCAATAACGCGTCTTTAGGCTATGTTCATGCGATTGCACACCAATTTGGCGGATTCTACAACTTCCCTCATGGCGTTTGCAATGCGATCCTTCTGCCACATGTATGTCAATTTAACTTAATTTCTAAAGTGGAACGTTTTGCAGAAATCGCTGCTTTCCTAGGTGAAAATGTCGAGGGCCTAAGCACTCGCGAAGCAGCTGAAATAGGTATTCAAGCGATCGAAAGAATGGCTAAAGACCATAACATTCCAAGCGGCTTTAAAGAACTAGGTGCTAAAGAAGAAGACATTGAGACTTTAGCTAAAAATGCGATGAAAGATGCAACGGCATTAACAAATCCTCGTAAACCAAAGTTAGAAGAAGTTATCCAAATTATTAAAAATGCAATGTAA
- a CDS encoding DUF817 domain-containing protein encodes MKQLFYFGYEQAKSCLFPVIIFLTLAITKMVEVSFIARYDLILYICLLTQILMIVFKFETFDEVKVIGVFHLIGLALELYKVHMGSWSYPEEAITKFFGVPLYSGFMYASVASYMCQAWRRLELRLVNWPPTWSVVLLSAAIYSNFYTHHFIYDFRWILKIMTLFIFYRTFVYFTVNKRTYAMPLSLSFVLIGFFIWIAENIATFFGAWRYPNQQQQWEIVHIGKVSSWFLLVIVSFMIVALLKHLKENREMSRVKRDKSSQVV; translated from the coding sequence ATGAAGCAATTATTCTACTTTGGTTATGAGCAAGCAAAATCTTGTCTTTTTCCTGTTATTATTTTTCTTACTCTTGCAATTACAAAAATGGTTGAAGTGTCTTTTATCGCTCGGTATGATTTGATTTTGTATATTTGTTTATTGACACAAATTTTGATGATTGTTTTCAAATTTGAAACATTCGATGAAGTGAAAGTAATTGGAGTCTTTCATCTCATCGGCCTAGCGTTAGAGCTTTATAAAGTACATATGGGTTCATGGAGTTATCCTGAGGAAGCCATCACAAAGTTTTTTGGCGTCCCTTTGTATAGTGGCTTCATGTACGCCAGTGTAGCAAGTTATATGTGCCAAGCATGGAGAAGGCTAGAGTTGAGACTTGTGAATTGGCCCCCTACTTGGAGTGTTGTTCTTCTAAGTGCTGCAATCTATTCCAATTTCTACACGCACCATTTTATTTACGATTTTCGCTGGATTTTAAAAATTATGACCTTGTTCATCTTCTATCGAACATTTGTATATTTTACAGTCAATAAACGTACATATGCGATGCCTTTGTCATTATCATTTGTATTAATCGGCTTTTTCATTTGGATTGCTGAAAATATTGCAACGTTTTTTGGAGCTTGGCGATATCCAAATCAACAACAGCAATGGGAAATTGTCCATATCGGGAAAGTTAGCTCTTGGTTCTTGCTTGTTATTGTTAGTTTTATGATTGTTGCACTATTAAAACATTTAAAAGAAAATCGTGAAATGAGTAGGGTGAAGCGGGATAAGTCTTCGCAAGTAGTATGA
- a CDS encoding SRPBCC family protein yields the protein MDTQVITKMKILKPANEVFEAIVGPEKIGNFWFSSSSDRWEQGKTITLRYDEYDAQGDIKVLEVEENKKIVFSWGGYGQETVVTITLNELDHMSTIIEVNESGLKEDDPGIVNKMIGQKEGWVYVLTCLKGYLENGANNLRASLIH from the coding sequence ATGGATACTCAAGTAATTACGAAAATGAAAATACTCAAGCCAGCTAATGAGGTGTTTGAAGCCATAGTAGGCCCTGAAAAAATCGGGAATTTTTGGTTCTCATCGAGTTCTGATAGATGGGAACAAGGCAAGACGATTACATTGAGATATGACGAATACGATGCTCAAGGAGATATAAAAGTATTGGAAGTAGAGGAAAATAAAAAAATTGTGTTCTCGTGGGGTGGATATGGTCAAGAAACGGTTGTTACAATTACACTAAATGAGTTGGATCATATGAGTACAATTATTGAAGTAAATGAATCAGGTTTGAAAGAAGATGACCCTGGAATAGTAAACAAAATGATAGGGCAAAAAGAAGGTTGGGTATATGTGTTAACTTGTTTAAAGGGTTATTTAGAAAATGGCGCTAATAATTTGAGAGCATCATTAATTCATTAG
- the tnpC gene encoding IS66 family transposase — MNKHKQTNESTIEELQARNAELKKQNEALQAKIKWLEEQFRLSQHKKFGASSEKTNPDQLELPLFNEAEITADTEVEEPTLETITYKRKKSVGQRDAKLENLPTETIHYRLAEEEQVCLCCGGTVHEMSTEIRREIKIIPAQVKVVEHVQHIYSCRQCEREGIETPIVTAKMPTPIYPKSLASASAMAYIMNQKYVEGMPLYRQEKQLERFGVYLSRQTLANWMIYGATNWLSILHKRMHELLLENDILHADETTLQVLAEPGRKANSKSYMWMYRTGRDVPPIILYDYQTTRHSKHPKAFLKGFKGYLHVDGYAGYHELKDVELVGCWAHARRKFDEALKALPANVDKTSSTAAEGIQFCNQLFQIERQISEKFENCTPKQRKEYRLEHSKPVLDAFLAWLKTKRPYVPPKSKLGEAITYCINQWSKLIVFLEDGRLEIDNNRAERSIKPFVMGRKAWLFAQSMKGASASAIIYSIVETAKENQLNPLNYLTYLFEQLPLIDHNDVEAIDQLLPWSKTIPEECRIPNKTK; from the coding sequence ATGAACAAACACAAACAAACCAATGAATCAACAATTGAAGAACTGCAAGCGAGAAATGCGGAACTCAAAAAACAAAATGAAGCCTTACAGGCTAAAATCAAATGGTTGGAAGAACAATTCCGCCTTAGCCAACATAAAAAATTTGGGGCTTCCAGTGAAAAAACGAATCCGGATCAACTCGAACTTCCTCTTTTTAATGAAGCTGAAATCACAGCGGATACAGAAGTGGAAGAACCTACACTTGAAACCATTACTTATAAACGGAAGAAGTCTGTAGGACAACGCGATGCGAAACTAGAGAACTTGCCGACGGAAACGATTCACTATCGTTTAGCCGAAGAAGAGCAGGTTTGTTTGTGTTGCGGTGGAACCGTACACGAAATGAGTACGGAAATACGAAGAGAAATCAAGATTATTCCTGCTCAAGTAAAAGTCGTTGAGCATGTTCAACATATTTACAGTTGCCGTCAATGTGAACGGGAAGGAATCGAGACACCGATTGTCACGGCCAAAATGCCAACACCAATTTACCCAAAAAGTTTGGCATCTGCATCGGCTATGGCCTATATCATGAACCAAAAATACGTGGAAGGAATGCCTCTTTATCGTCAAGAAAAGCAGTTGGAACGATTCGGTGTGTATTTATCACGCCAAACGCTCGCCAACTGGATGATTTATGGTGCAACCAATTGGCTTTCCATTTTACATAAACGGATGCATGAGCTATTACTCGAAAACGATATTCTACATGCGGATGAAACTACACTTCAAGTTCTAGCAGAACCTGGACGAAAAGCGAATTCGAAGTCCTATATGTGGATGTATCGAACAGGACGAGACGTACCGCCGATCATCTTATATGATTATCAAACGACTCGTCACAGTAAACATCCGAAGGCTTTTCTAAAAGGATTTAAGGGATATCTGCATGTAGATGGATATGCAGGATATCATGAATTAAAGGATGTCGAACTGGTAGGGTGTTGGGCACATGCAAGGCGAAAATTCGATGAAGCACTGAAGGCATTACCAGCCAATGTGGATAAAACATCATCAACCGCTGCAGAAGGAATTCAATTCTGTAATCAATTATTCCAGATTGAAAGACAAATCAGTGAAAAATTTGAGAACTGTACTCCCAAACAGCGCAAAGAATACCGTCTTGAACACAGTAAACCTGTGTTAGACGCTTTTTTGGCATGGCTAAAAACAAAACGCCCTTATGTTCCCCCAAAAAGCAAATTGGGAGAGGCAATTACATATTGTATAAATCAATGGAGTAAGCTCATAGTGTTTTTAGAAGATGGTCGACTTGAAATCGATAATAATCGTGCAGAACGATCGATTAAACCATTCGTGATGGGCCGGAAGGCATGGCTATTTGCACAATCGATGAAAGGTGCATCAGCCAGCGCTATTATTTATAGCATTGTCGAAACAGCTAAAGAGAATCAATTAAATCCATTGAACTACTTAACCTATCTTTTCGAACAATTACCATTGATAGATCACAATGATGTAGAAGCCATCGATCAACTCCTTCCTTGGTCGAAGACAATTCCAGAAGAATGTCGCATACCAAATAAAACTAAATAG
- a CDS encoding LLM class flavin-dependent oxidoreductase: MSKANQDKFEFGIYTFGETIRDPITGKIMSAEDRIQNIIESAKLADKAGVDIFGLGEHHRLDFAVSSTAVVLAAIAQATKNIRLTSATTVLSTADPVRVFEDFSTLDLISGGRAEIIAGRGAFVESFPLFGYDLDDYHELFEEKLQLLEELNNHERVTWQGKFRSTLNNSEIAPRPKQDKIPIWRGVGGSPESAIRSGRAGYRMALAILGGDPLYAKPLVEAYRQAGITAGHAVRDLKVAITSHGYIGKTAEQAVNEFYPYYSNYIRTMLRRGISKEQVAASVSKNNALAVGGPDEIIEKILYQYELFGHDRFIMQIDIGQPFSQVASAIELYATKVMPVVRREIDKQKN, translated from the coding sequence ATGAGCAAAGCAAATCAAGATAAGTTTGAATTTGGTATTTATACATTTGGCGAAACTATTCGAGATCCCATTACTGGAAAAATAATGTCTGCGGAAGATCGCATTCAAAATATCATCGAGTCAGCGAAGTTAGCTGATAAAGCGGGGGTGGATATTTTTGGTTTAGGGGAACATCATCGTCTGGATTTCGCGGTTTCATCAACGGCCGTTGTGTTAGCAGCGATTGCACAAGCAACGAAAAATATTCGATTAACCAGTGCTACGACCGTATTAAGCACAGCAGATCCTGTAAGAGTATTCGAAGACTTTTCGACATTAGATTTGATTTCAGGTGGACGTGCGGAAATAATTGCGGGTAGAGGAGCATTTGTTGAATCGTTCCCGCTTTTCGGCTATGATTTGGACGATTATCACGAGCTTTTTGAAGAGAAATTGCAGCTGTTAGAAGAATTAAACAACCATGAACGTGTTACCTGGCAAGGGAAATTTCGTTCAACATTAAATAATAGCGAGATCGCACCAAGACCAAAACAAGATAAGATTCCGATTTGGAGAGGGGTGGGAGGTTCGCCTGAAAGTGCGATTCGGTCCGGACGAGCTGGTTACAGAATGGCACTCGCTATACTAGGAGGTGACCCACTTTATGCAAAACCTTTAGTAGAAGCTTATCGTCAAGCTGGTATCACAGCAGGACATGCAGTAAGAGATTTAAAAGTTGCCATCACGAGTCATGGGTATATTGGCAAAACAGCAGAACAGGCTGTGAATGAATTTTACCCATACTACTCCAATTATATTAGAACAATGTTAAGGAGAGGGATTTCTAAAGAGCAAGTGGCAGCATCTGTTTCTAAAAACAATGCACTTGCAGTTGGCGGTCCTGATGAAATTATTGAAAAGATCCTTTATCAGTATGAATTATTTGGCCATGATCGCTTTATTATGCAAATTGATATTGGTCAACCATTTTCCCAAGTTGCAAGTGCGATTGAATTATATGCCACTAAAGTAATGCCAGTAGTAAGACGGGAAATTGACAAACAAAAGAATTAA